The following nucleotide sequence is from Candidatus Edwardsbacteria bacterium.
ATTTCTAATACTTTTACCACATAGCCGGATTGTACCTGCATTTCCGACAAATTATAAATGTCCCGGGTTTTGGCCTGGGCCACTAACTTTTGCAAGGCGGTTTTTAGTTTGGACATAAACTCTTCTATCCGGTTGAATTTAATAATACTTCCTATTCCTAATCATACCCCCAAACGACCGAAAAAATCAACAAAAATATCCAACCGCCCGGCAACCGCTATAACAAAAAGGCGAAGGATGTTTCCATCCTTCGCCCTGCTTATGATGACAGCCTTTACTTCTGGCTCATCACTATGAATTCTATCCGCCGGTTGGCCGCCCGGCCCCTGGTCGTCTTATTGGTCTCCATCGGCATCTCCTCGCCGTAGCCCACCACCGTCAGCCGGTCGCCGGTTATATGGTGAGCGTTTATCAGGTAGTTGCGCACCGATGTGGCCCGGGCCTCGGACAGCGTCTGGTTCCTGCTTCTGCTGCCCCGGCTGTCGGTATGCCCGCCGATCTCCACCTTGATGGTGGGATTCTCTTTCAGCATCTTGGCCGCCTCGTCCAGGATGGGATAGGACTTGGCCATGACATCGGCCTTGCCGGAGCGGAACTTGATCCCGGCCAGCACCACCTTCTCGCCCTTCTTGGGAATCATCCGCATCTCGAAATTCTGGATGAAGGTCTGCTTGTCGTTTACCGGGGCCGGGGCGGTCTCGATGTTGTAGCCCTCGGAATGGGCCTGGATGTTATAGATGTTGGGCGGCAGCTGGATGCTGTAGATGCCGGTCAGCAGATCGCTGGTGGCCGGGTTGTCCATGGCCTTCCTATCCGGCCCGTAGAAATACAAGGTGGCGCCCATGGGATTGCCGGTCTTCTTGTCCACCACTTTTCCGGTGATGGTCCCCTTGGGGAATTCTTTGCGCTTGATGGGGAAGTCCAGCATCACGGTCTGGCCGTCGGCCACGATTGCCGGGCGCTCCTGCCACAGGAAGGAGTCGCCGGCCGACACCCTCATCCGGTAGGTTCCCGGGGGAACGGTAATGGAGAAACTGCCGTCAATCTTTTGCAGGATCGGCTTGGGCTGGTTGGTGGAATCCACCAGATAGCCCGGTATGGTGATGGTGGCCAGCAGAATGGAATCGGTGTTGGCGATCAGCACCCGGCCGGAGATAACCCCCTGGGGCACCGGCTTGGCCTTGGCCAGGGTCTGCGAGGAGACCGAGAAGCCGAACAGGGCGTTCCACTCCGGAGCCGAGGAGTGGCTGCCCATTTTGAACTCGCAGCCGCCGTCGATGGTAAAGCCGCCCGGCGTTTTGAACCGGATGCCGGGGGTGACCTTGGCCGGACTGCCGCTAAAGAATGATTTACTGCTTTTGGCCTTTTCCCCGTTGGCCTCCAGAACGAAAGTGACATAGGGCCCGGCGTCAATTTCGAAAGCGGCGCCCCATAGCAGCTTATCTTCCCTGACCGGGGTGCCGGCCACCGCGGGATGGATCCAGCTGGCCGGATCGACCGCCAGCATCGAATCCACATAATTTCGGCGGTTCACCGAGTCCATGGCCAGGGTATCCCTGGCCGGGACCCACTGGGACTCATCGATTATATATGACGGCTTGGCGCTCCCGGCTTTTAGGTATCCCAGGTTGCCGTGCAGCGAGGCCGGGCCCAAAGTAAGGGTGCCCAAAAACTTGGCTCCGATATCGGTGCTGTAGGCCACCATCTCGGTAAAGCCATGGGTTATCAAAGGCCTATCCGCCGGATCGTACATCGAATCCGAATAGACATAGGCGGTGGTTATCGGAAAGCCGATGGAGACGAACGGCTCCAAACCCACTGCATAGGAGAACCTGGCCTTGCCATAGACCGGAGAGGGGTACGAAGCCTTGGTCTTTATCAGCAGATCCCTCAGCCAAAAGTGGGCCAGGTCGTAATCGTCGCCATCGTACCTATCCCGGCCGGCCTTGGTAGACATGTTGGCATGCCGGTCGTAAACCACATACATCCGGGGGGCGATGGAGAACTCGAAATAGTCAAGTGGGGCGTAGGTTATAGACAACCGCGAGGTTGCCCGGTACTGCTTGTCCGGCTCTATCCCGCTGGTATCTCCCTGGAAAAAAGGCTCGCCTTTGAACAGATCCTGGGCGGAGAGGTCCGACTCCAAAAAGCCCACCCCCAGCATCCCCCTACCCAGGGTTCGGGCCGATGAGACCTTGAATGTCCCGCAGCCGCCGTCGAATGCCGGCGGGTTATAGGCCTGCCCGGTACTGATGAATAATGCCGACATCAAAACCGATAATGTCAGTGTTTTGATAAACCTCATGATATTCCTCCTAACCAGTTATTTTGTCAAATATATTAACTTGAAATATACCAATTTATTAGCATACTTGTCAAGGGTTAAAGGGCTTTCAGGGTTTTGATCAGCCCCTGGATGTCGTCCGGAAGCGGAGCCGAAAACTCCAGGTATTTTCCGGTAACGGGATGGATGAACCCCAGAACCGCGGCATGCAGGGCCTGGCGGCCGATGGAGGCCAGGATATTCTCGGCCGATTTGGAATCGCGCCGGGCAAAAGTTGTGATCACCTGTTTTCCGGTGCCGCCGTAAGTAACATCCCCCACTATGGGATGCCCCAGATGTTTGAGATGCACCCTTATCTGATGGGTTCGCCCGGTCTCCAATCTCAGTTCCAGATGGCTGGCTATCTTATATTCGCCCAGCACCTGGTAATGGGTAACGGCCTGGCGTCCCCGGATGGCCGAGACATCCATTTTTTTGCGGTCGAAGGCAGAGCGGCCGATGGGAGCGTTGATGGTCCCCTGGGATTCCTCCATCAGGCCCCAGGCCAGCGCCTGGTAGCGCCGGGTGATCTTGCGGGCCCCCATCTGCCGGGCCAGGGCGGCGTGGGCCTGGTCGGACTTGGCCACCAATAACAGCCCGGATGTATCCTTGTCTAACCGGTGCAGTATGCCGGGCCGCTGGCCGTCTCCGGCATCCGAAAGTTGATCGGAGTGATGGAGCAGGGCGTTGACCAATGTCCCGCTGTAATTGCCGGCCGCCGGATGCACCACCATCCCGGCCGGCTTGTTGACCACCATCAGGTCCCGGTCCTCAAAAACCACCTCTATCGGAATGTCCTCTGCCTGGGGCCGGCCTCTTTTTAAGGGCCCGGCCTCCTGCCGAATATGGACCTGATCGCCGGGCCGGACCAGATAGGAGGGGACCGACGGCTGGCCGTTGACGGTGATGTTCCCGGATTGGATCAGGCCCTGTATCCGGTTGCGGGAGATATTCAAGCCCTGGCAGATAAGATACCGGTCCAGCCGGACCGACTTCTGCTGTGAGGATACGGTGATGTCACTGGGGATCGCCATCTATATTTTCATTCCGCCTCCATCCAGCAGTCCTTCAGCCGGGCCGCCCCCATGGGGCGGATCCGATGGCCGTGGACGTAGGGATTGGTGGCCGTGTATTTCATGGAATGATAGAGGAATATCCAGGGGGCATCCTCCACCACCAGTTGCTCTATCTCCCGGTAGAAATTAAGGCGCTCCACCGGATTCCTCACCGCCAGGGCCCGGATCAGCATCTCATCGACTTTTAGCGATTTATAGAACGAGGTATTTCCTGGCCGGCCCCAGTTCTTGGAGTGGAACAGCGGATAGAGGAAGTTATCGGGATCGCCGTTATCGGAGGACCAGCCCCGGACCGAAAGAATGGACTGCCCTTCGTAGGATCTCTCTAACAGTTCCTTCCAGGGCAGGGGATTGGCCTTCAGCATGATGCCCGCCTTACGGCACTGGTTGATTATTATCTCGGCCCTCTCCATCTGCTCCCGGTTGTCCCGGATATCCATCAGGTACTCGCCCGGCAGGCCGCCGGGATAGCCGGCCTGGGCCAGCAGGGCTTTGGCCGTTTCCGGATTATAGGCGTATCCTTCCAGGTTGGGGTTGTAGGCCGCCAGGCCCGGCGGGAAAACCCCCCTGGCCACCGTGGCTTCGGCCCGCAGGCTGCTGGCGTCGATCAGGTTGTTCTTGTCTATGGCATAGTTAAGGGCCTGCCTGACCCGTTTATCCACAAAGGGCGTGGACATGCTGACGTTTATGCATACATACTGGATATTCAGGGCCGGAAGCTTTTCCACCAGGCAATTCCCCTGGGCGCAGACCTCCTCCCTCTCCTTGCCCCTGACCTCAAGCTGATCTATCTCCCGACGCTCCAGTTTTTCGCTCCGCTTATCTTCAGGAATGTCGGTATGGTAAATTATCCCCTTCAGGGAGACCTTCTGTTCGTAATAGTCGTTAAACCGATCCAGCTCAATTTTACTGCCGGAAATCCATTCCTTAAACTTAAAGGGCCCGGTTCCGATGGGATTCTTGCTTAAATTTCCCCCGGCCTTTGATACTTCCTCCTTGGGAACAATGGCCGTTACCGAGGAGGCCAGGTTTGCCAGGAACGGCATATAGGCCGATTCCAGCCGGATAACCAGGGTGTAGGCATCGATCAGCTTGATCCCGGAGACGGAATTGGCCCGGCTGGCCCGGAAATCGGCCGCCCCCTCTATCATATCCACAAAATAAGCGTTGGGAGAATTCAGGGCCGGGTTCAAAAGCCTCTCCAGGGTGTATTTCACATCGTCGGAGGTCAGCTCCCTGCCGTTATGGAACTTGACCCCCTTCTTGATATTGAAGGTCCATTCCAGGCCGTCGCTGGATATGCTCCAGTGGGTGGCTATCGCCGGCACCACATTGACCCCGGCATCGAACTGCACCAGGCCCTCGAAAATCTGGGCCACCACTTCGTTGGATGTGGCGTCGGTCCTCATGGCCGGGTCCAGGGTCAGGGGCTCTGAGGGCAGGGTTAATTTTAATATTCCGCCAAAATCCTCTTTTATGATCCGGTCGTCTATCTGGCCGAAAAGCTGTCCGGCAATCTGCCCGAAGCCCAACAGCGATTCATGGGCCTGTTTGAACAGCCGCTGGATCATCTCCATGTTGCTGCTGACCGCCCGGAAGGAATTGGCGTAATGGGAATACACCTCCACCAGGCCATTGCGGTCGGCCGCCTGGGCGTCTATCCCGATCTTGGCGCTGCTCCCGATAGCGGACAGTCTTTCGGTCTCCTCCAGCACCTTGTTCAGGGAGATATCGGCCTGTGAGATATCGGTCAAATTGAGATTGACCATTTCTATATTCCGGTCCAGCACCGACACGGTGTTCAGGAACTGTTTCTGCAGTTCCGTCAGCATCGGCGTCATCTTGATCGAGTCGCTTTCGGCCTGCAGGGCCAGGCCTCTGGTCTGGGTGACTATGGGCTCCAGTTCCTTGGTCCATTGCCCCATATCGGCCACCTCCACCGCCGAATAGAAGGCCAGCAGTTTGACCTGCTCTGAGAATGAGCGGATCCCCTGGCCGGTCTCCTGGAGTTCGGCCAGGTCCCGGGAGATGCCGGCGCTGATGGTCTTGAATTCATCCAGCAGGCTGCGGAGCAATCCCAGGTTTTCGGTCGAGGTTTTCAAATTTTTCTGTATGCCGTCGGCCCGGCTGGTAACCGATTCCAGCTTGAGCCCTATCTGCTGCACTTCGTTGCCCAGCCCGTCGATGCCGCCGAACAGTCGTTCCATTTCGGCCCATACCTGGGTGGAGATGTTCTCCTCCTGCAATGCGGTGGTCTTCAATCCGATGACCGATTCCTGCAGGCCGTGCCAGTGGCTGACGGAAGATCCCAGGGCCGACTGGAGATGTTTCAATTTTATGACTATCTCCCGCAGGATGGAAGGGGCGGGCCGCTTCTGCCATATTGCCCGGGCCATCTCCAGCTGCTCGCGGACGAATTCTATCTGCCCCACGCTGGCCATCTCGGTGGTCAGCACCGAGGCCACCACCTCCTGGTTTATGCCCAGATTGGCCGTGATCTCGCTGATATCGGCTATGCCGGCCAGCAGCCGGTCCCTTATCTCCTCCTGGCTGTCGGAATGCCGGCGCATCTCCTGAAAACCCTGCACTATCAGCTGGTTGGCCTGGTAGATATCCGCCAGTTCGGCCTCCATGGATGTCGAGCTATCCTTCAGGCTGGCCGCCAGCTCCTTGGCCCGGCTCAAACCCTGGGCGGCCCGGGCGATCTTCTCCTTAAGGGAGGAATTCAGCCCGGGAGCTTTTCCCGCGGCTTTCCTCAGCTCCTCGGATAGCAGGTTCATGTTCTCGGCGATCACCCCGAAACCCCGCCCTACATTGCCGGCATGAAAGGCCTTGATCTCGGCGTTCCGGGAGACCTGGCTGATGGCCAGGGACATCTCGGTCATCACCGCCACCAGATCCTGCAGTTGTTCGGATATCTCCGAAAGGCTCTCTAAGCCCCCGGTCAGTTGGCGATTAAGTTCCAGCGATTGGTCGAAGGAGGTTATCAGCGATTGGAGGACCTGCTCGGTCTCCAGGATCAGCTGGTTGTAATCCTGGCTGGTATCCAGCACCATGGCGGAATACCCGGTGATCTCCTCCTGTCCGCGGAATATCTCGGCCAGTTTATCCTGAAATTCCTGGATGACCGTCAGGTGGATATTGTCGGCCGCCGAAAGCTGCTTGATGCCCTCCATGATGGCCGGGAGCAGATCGGTGAACTGGCTGATCTTGGTGAGATAGGTGTTCAGATCGTTCTCCGAAAGCCGGTTTTCGTAGACATGGGCGGCTTTTGCCATGGCGGCCGTTTCCTGGTTTTTATTTCTTTGGAAAATATTCATCCCGGAGCGCTTTCATTTTCGTCGTTCATTAAAATATGCCGGGGGTTATCCAGCAGTTTCACTTCTTTAAGTTCTATCTTCTCGGAGGAGATATCCTGGCCCATGAAGATCCTGGCCAGGTTGTCAAAATGGCCGCACTGGTCGGTGGTCAGGTACCGGCAGCCGCCTCCGGTGGTGACAAGCAATTCCATCTCCGGATGGCGCTGGAGATACTCGGCCAGGCTGGGCGCCACCAGCTCATCCTGGGAAAGGATGTTGATGTTCCGGGGTATGATCTTTTGGATCTTCTTCTTGAGTAGCGGATAATGGGTGCAGGCCAATAACAGCGTATCGATTTTTGGGCTTTGGATCTCGGTTTGCTGCCAGTATTTTTTTATGAAATATTCCAACCCTTCGCCCTCCAGTTCCCCGGCCTCCACCAGCGGCACCAGCAGGGGGCAGGCCTGCTGGACCAGCTCCACCAAGGGGGCGTGTTTGGCCATCTCCAGCACGAAGCTCCGGGAGTTGACCGTCCCGGCCGTTCCCCATAACGCCACCTTGTTGCTCTTTGTTTTGCTTTGAATGGATTCCACCGTGGGCCGGATGACCCCCAGCACCCTCCGTTCGGGGTAGGTCTTGGGCAGGTACTGCTGCTGAATGCTGCGCAGGGCTTTGGCGCTGGCGGTATTGCAGGCGATGATGATCAGCGGACAGCCCTGGGAGAACAGGTATTGCACCCCCTCGGCGGTGAATTTGAGCACCGTCTCGAACGACCGGTTGCCGTATGGCGTCCGGGCATTGTCGCCCAGGTAGATGTAGTCGTACTGCGGCATCAGCTCCCGGATCTTGCGGAAGATGGTCAGCCCGCCGAACCCGGAGTCGAATATGCCTATGGGTGAATGAGTTGTCATCTGCATATTATTTTGGTTCTATCCTGCCGAACTTGCATTTGTATCGTTTGGCGAATTCCCTTAAGCCCCGGGCTATCCCCTCGGCGATGTTCTGCCTGAAAGTGGTCTTCTTCAGCAGCCTCTCCTCCTCGGGATGGGAAATAAAAGCCGCCTCCACCAGCACCGACGGCATATAGGCTCCGTTGAGCACATAGAACCCCGCCTGGTTGACCCCCCGGTTGGGGATCGAAAGCCCGGCCGATAGCGCCTCCTGGATCCACTCCGCCAGGTCGCTGGATTCTTTGAGAAATTCGTTCTGCATCACGTCCCACAGTATCAGTTGGATGTCGTCGAAATTAGCGGTCTTCTTGTCCGGCTGTTCGAACTGGATGGCGGAGTTTTCCATGGCGGCGGTGGCCCGGGCGTCGTCGGTCTTGGCCAGCGACAGGAAATAGGTCTCCACCCCCCGGGTGGTGCTTCGGTTCCGTTTCTTCTTGGGAGCGGCATTGCAATGGATGCTGATGAAGATGTCGGCCGCCTCCCGGTTGGCAATGGTGGTGCGGTCGCCCAAAGGAATGAAGACATCGTCATCCCGGGTCATCACCACCTTGACCCCGTACCTGTCCTCCAGGATGGTCTTCAGCCGGAATGCTATATCCAGGTTGATATCCTTCTCCAGCAGGCGGCTGGGGCCCACCGCCCCGGGGTCCTTTCCGCCGTGCCCGGCGTCGATCACCACTTTCTCGATCGCCCGGGCTTTCTGAGGCAGCCGCGGCCTGGCTTGGGGGATGCTGACCTCCCGGGGATCCAGCATGCCCAGACTCAATTTACGGCCCTGGGGATCCCAGCCCACCCCCTTGCCCCAGATGGGGATCAGAAAGCGGGTGAACATCTCCAGGGGCACCCACAGCCCGGAATCATACAGCCTTACCGGGTGGTAGAGATTGTAGGATTTGCCGTCCATCAAAAAGAAGGTGTTCTCCGCCGAAAGCCTTAAGGAGTGCCCCGGCAGTTTGACCTCGACCCGGCCCTCGATATCCGACCAAGTGACCTGCCCGGACCAGGGCCCGGTCAAATCGGCCAGGGACAGGTACTCCTCCCGGTCGAACAGCAAGGCGCCGACCACCGTGGTTCTGCCCCTGGCGTCGATCACGGTAATGTTTGACTGCCCCAACAGCGGGCTTATAGCTGTTATGACCAGCAATAATGATGTAATGAATATTTTTCTCAATTCAAACCTGCTGATTGGTGGATCTGTTTGACGATTTTTTGAGCGTCGTGATTCTGCTCCAGCCATTGGCGGCCCTCCCGCCCCAGTTTTATACGAAGTTCCCGGCTGTTGATTAGCGGCTCCAATCTTTCCTCGATATTCTGTTCATTTACCGGAACAATGGGATGGCTAATGCCGTCCGATTCCATCTCGGAAGCGATGCTGCTGGCCGCCGGGATCCCCATGGCCAGCCACTCCAAAGCGCTGATGCCATATCCCAGTTTCCCCAGCTGGTCTATGCCGATATCGCAGGTGGCCTTCAACTCCAGGGCCCGGGGATATGGCAGGTTCTCGATCAGCGCCAACTCCACGGGATATTTTTGCGATAGTTTATTTACGGCGTCGATGATCCGCTCCGAGCCCTTGGCCGCCCGGTTGGTGGGGGAATGACCTATCCTTATTTTTTCCCGCCGGACCGGTTCGACGATACTGAAGCCGGAAAAATCGAACGGGAAATATACATGCCTGATATTCGGATGGAGCTTCAGGTGGTCCCACTCCAGGGTCAGGTTGAGATCGGATATCTTATCTATGCCCGGCATGACGCCTCTTCGCCGGAGATCGCTCCCCAGGTAACAGCAGATCACTTTTTTTCCAGCCTGATGCCATTTAGGGATGAAATCATCGTTCTTTAAAAACCCGTGTCCTCCGTCCAGCTGATAGACATCGAATGAGTCCAACTGATATTTTTTTATATATCCCTCTATCACCGGTCGGGTCATCCGATCCCGGATATTTAATAGAAGGCCGGCCAATTGATTGGCCGGCTTCCAGACTGGCGGAATCTGACGGGGCTGGGCCAGGCCGGTATCCTGCAAAAGTCTGGGTTTAGGATAACATATCTTTTTTAGTTTGGCAACAATTTCCGGCTGCCAAAGCGGCAGTTTCAGGCAAATATCCTCCTGGTATCCCCGTCCGTCGTGGTGCAGGGTAAGCAGACGGCTGTGATGTCCCAGCTCTCTTTCGGCCTTGACGAAGGTTACGGGAACCCCGGCGGTGTTGTATGGCGCGATATGAAGTATCCGCATGCTGGATCGCTAAAATTTCAGTTCAAAAGTTTCCCGCAAATATCCCCGGGCTCCGAAACCCTCCTTGAACCGGCCCAGGCCCCAGTTGGGCTGCATATTCAGGGTGAAGGTGCCCAGGTCCAGGTGTTTGAAGCCGTTCTCCCATCCCCATTTTATCACCTGGTGATATACCGAGTTCACCGGACGGTGCTCCTGATAATCCTGATCGTGGCTGATGTAGAAGGCCAAAATGACCTTGGGATTGCAGATGAAGACCGTCATTCCAGCCACCGGGGATTTCCCCAGATAGGAGGTGAATTGCAGGATGTTCTCCGGCAGCAGTTTTTTCAGTTTTTTCAACTCGGCCAGGGTGTGGGTGGGTTTGACATTATGCCGGGCGCTCAGATTCCTCTCCAGCATCTGATAGAACTCATC
It contains:
- a CDS encoding OmpA family protein, encoding MRFIKTLTLSVLMSALFISTGQAYNPPAFDGGCGTFKVSSARTLGRGMLGVGFLESDLSAQDLFKGEPFFQGDTSGIEPDKQYRATSRLSITYAPLDYFEFSIAPRMYVVYDRHANMSTKAGRDRYDGDDYDLAHFWLRDLLIKTKASYPSPVYGKARFSYAVGLEPFVSIGFPITTAYVYSDSMYDPADRPLITHGFTEMVAYSTDIGAKFLGTLTLGPASLHGNLGYLKAGSAKPSYIIDESQWVPARDTLAMDSVNRRNYVDSMLAVDPASWIHPAVAGTPVREDKLLWGAAFEIDAGPYVTFVLEANGEKAKSSKSFFSGSPAKVTPGIRFKTPGGFTIDGGCEFKMGSHSSAPEWNALFGFSVSSQTLAKAKPVPQGVISGRVLIANTDSILLATITIPGYLVDSTNQPKPILQKIDGSFSITVPPGTYRMRVSAGDSFLWQERPAIVADGQTVMLDFPIKRKEFPKGTITGKVVDKKTGNPMGATLYFYGPDRKAMDNPATSDLLTGIYSIQLPPNIYNIQAHSEGYNIETAPAPVNDKQTFIQNFEMRMIPKKGEKVVLAGIKFRSGKADVMAKSYPILDEAAKMLKENPTIKVEIGGHTDSRGSRSRNQTLSEARATSVRNYLINAHHITGDRLTVVGYGEEMPMETNKTTRGRAANRRIEFIVMSQK
- a CDS encoding N-acetylmuramoyl-L-alanine amidase, which codes for MRKIFITSLLLVITAISPLLGQSNITVIDARGRTTVVGALLFDREEYLSLADLTGPWSGQVTWSDIEGRVEVKLPGHSLRLSAENTFFLMDGKSYNLYHPVRLYDSGLWVPLEMFTRFLIPIWGKGVGWDPQGRKLSLGMLDPREVSIPQARPRLPQKARAIEKVVIDAGHGGKDPGAVGPSRLLEKDINLDIAFRLKTILEDRYGVKVVMTRDDDVFIPLGDRTTIANREAADIFISIHCNAAPKKKRNRSTTRGVETYFLSLAKTDDARATAAMENSAIQFEQPDKKTANFDDIQLILWDVMQNEFLKESSDLAEWIQEALSAGLSIPNRGVNQAGFYVLNGAYMPSVLVEAAFISHPEEERLLKKTTFRQNIAEGIARGLREFAKRYKCKFGRIEPK
- a CDS encoding RluA family pseudouridine synthase, which gives rise to MAIPSDITVSSQQKSVRLDRYLICQGLNISRNRIQGLIQSGNITVNGQPSVPSYLVRPGDQVHIRQEAGPLKRGRPQAEDIPIEVVFEDRDLMVVNKPAGMVVHPAAGNYSGTLVNALLHHSDQLSDAGDGQRPGILHRLDKDTSGLLLVAKSDQAHAALARQMGARKITRRYQALAWGLMEESQGTINAPIGRSAFDRKKMDVSAIRGRQAVTHYQVLGEYKIASHLELRLETGRTHQIRVHLKHLGHPIVGDVTYGGTGKQVITTFARRDSKSAENILASIGRQALHAAVLGFIHPVTGKYLEFSAPLPDDIQGLIKTLKAL
- the murI gene encoding glutamate racemase, with the protein product MTTHSPIGIFDSGFGGLTIFRKIRELMPQYDYIYLGDNARTPYGNRSFETVLKFTAEGVQYLFSQGCPLIIIACNTASAKALRSIQQQYLPKTYPERRVLGVIRPTVESIQSKTKSNKVALWGTAGTVNSRSFVLEMAKHAPLVELVQQACPLLVPLVEAGELEGEGLEYFIKKYWQQTEIQSPKIDTLLLACTHYPLLKKKIQKIIPRNINILSQDELVAPSLAEYLQRHPEMELLVTTGGGCRYLTTDQCGHFDNLARIFMGQDISSEKIELKEVKLLDNPRHILMNDENESAPG